Proteins from a single region of Pseudomonas sp. BSw22131:
- the lpxB gene encoding lipid-A-disaccharide synthase yields MGALRIALVAGEASGDILGSGLMRAIKVRHPDAQFIGVGGPLMEAQGMTSYFPMERLSVMGLVEVLGRLKELLARRKALIETLINQKPDVFIGIDAPDFTLNIELKLRQAGIKTVHYVSPSVWAWRQKRVLKIREGCDLMLTLLPFEARFYEEKGVPVRFVGHPLADTIPLEADRSAARAQLALGDGPVVALMPGSRGGEVGRLGALFFDAAERLQTARPGIRFVLPCASPQRRAQIELLLEGRSLPLTLLDGQSHLALAACDAVLIASGTATLEALLYKRPMVVAYRLAPLTFWVLKRMVKSPYVSLPNLLAQRLLVPELLQDAATAYSLAQTLLPLLDNGLAQTAGFDAIHRTLRRDASNQAAEAVLSLIGASPSQ; encoded by the coding sequence ATGGGTGCCTTGCGTATAGCGCTGGTTGCCGGTGAGGCCTCGGGTGACATTCTCGGCTCGGGGTTGATGCGCGCGATCAAGGTTCGCCATCCTGATGCGCAATTCATTGGCGTCGGTGGTCCGCTCATGGAAGCGCAAGGGATGACCTCATACTTCCCGATGGAGCGTTTGTCCGTCATGGGGCTGGTGGAGGTTCTGGGGCGGCTGAAAGAGTTGCTCGCGCGCCGTAAAGCACTCATTGAAACGCTCATCAATCAAAAGCCGGACGTCTTCATCGGCATCGACGCGCCTGACTTCACCCTCAATATCGAGCTCAAACTGCGTCAGGCCGGTATCAAAACCGTGCATTACGTAAGTCCCTCGGTATGGGCATGGCGGCAAAAACGGGTGCTGAAGATACGCGAAGGCTGTGACCTGATGCTCACGTTGCTGCCCTTCGAAGCGCGCTTCTATGAAGAGAAGGGCGTGCCGGTGCGTTTTGTCGGGCATCCCTTGGCAGATACCATTCCGCTGGAGGCCGATCGTTCAGCCGCTCGTGCGCAGTTGGCACTGGGCGATGGCCCCGTGGTTGCACTGATGCCTGGCAGTCGCGGTGGCGAAGTGGGCCGGCTCGGCGCGCTGTTCTTCGATGCGGCCGAGCGGTTGCAGACGGCCCGCCCGGGCATTCGCTTCGTCCTGCCGTGTGCCAGTCCACAGAGGCGCGCACAAATTGAACTATTGCTTGAAGGTCGCAGCCTGCCGCTGACGCTGCTCGACGGTCAGTCCCATCTGGCGCTGGCCGCCTGCGACGCTGTGCTGATCGCTTCTGGCACCGCGACCCTCGAAGCGCTTCTTTACAAACGACCGATGGTGGTTGCCTATCGCCTGGCACCGCTGACCTTCTGGGTACTCAAGCGTATGGTGAAAAGTCCGTACGTATCCCTGCCGAATTTGCTGGCGCAGCGTTTGCTGGTGCCCGAGTTACTGCAGGATGCGGCGACAGCCTATTCGCTGGCCCAGACGTTGCTGCCGTTGCTCGACAACGGCTTAGCACAGACGGCCGGCTTCGACGCCATTCACCGGACCTTGCGTCGCGATGCATCCAATCAGGCCGCCGAAGCGGTACTGAGCCTGATCGGCGCATCCCCTTCACAATGA
- the ispC gene encoding 1-deoxy-D-xylulose-5-phosphate reductoisomerase, with translation MTTPQQITVLGATGSIGLSTLDVIARHPSRYQVFALTGFSRLAELLALCVRHNPQFAVVPTDGAARTLQADLSAAGLATRVLVGEGGLSEVSAHSQVDTVMAAIVGAAGLRPTLAAVEAGKKVLLANKEALVMSGALFMQAVRRSGAVLLPIDSEHNAIFQCLPGHYADGLGAVGVRRILLTASGGPFRETPLAELAGVSPEQACAHPNWSMGRKISVDSASMMNKGLELIEACWLFDARPSQVEVVIHPQSVIHSLVDYVDGSVLAQLGNPDMRTPIAHALAWPERIDSGVAPLDLFSIARLDFHAPDELRFPCLRLARQAAETGDSAPAMLNAVNEIAVAAFLDRRIGYPEIASMIGEVLNQEPVVAMDGLEAVFAVDAKARSLAEQWLVKHGR, from the coding sequence GTGACTACGCCTCAACAGATCACTGTTCTGGGTGCAACAGGGTCGATAGGTTTGAGCACGCTGGATGTCATCGCGCGGCATCCCTCGCGTTATCAGGTCTTCGCGCTGACCGGTTTCAGTCGTCTCGCCGAATTGCTCGCGCTGTGTGTGCGTCACAACCCGCAGTTTGCGGTTGTACCCACCGATGGGGCTGCCCGGACGTTACAGGCGGACTTGTCAGCTGCGGGGCTGGCCACTCGCGTATTGGTGGGGGAGGGCGGTCTGAGCGAGGTTTCGGCTCATTCCCAGGTTGATACAGTGATGGCCGCCATCGTCGGGGCCGCCGGCTTACGGCCGACACTTGCGGCGGTCGAGGCTGGTAAAAAGGTGCTCTTGGCCAACAAGGAAGCGTTGGTGATGTCTGGTGCGCTGTTCATGCAGGCGGTGCGCCGCAGCGGCGCGGTGCTGTTGCCAATCGACAGCGAACACAATGCTATTTTTCAATGCCTCCCCGGCCACTATGCCGACGGCTTGGGTGCTGTTGGCGTGCGTCGCATTCTGTTGACGGCTTCGGGTGGTCCGTTTCGCGAAACGCCCCTCGCCGAACTGGCCGGCGTATCGCCAGAGCAAGCCTGCGCGCACCCGAACTGGTCAATGGGTCGCAAAATTTCTGTCGATTCGGCAAGCATGATGAACAAAGGCCTCGAGTTGATCGAAGCCTGCTGGTTGTTTGATGCGAGGCCGTCGCAAGTAGAAGTGGTCATTCATCCGCAAAGTGTTATCCACTCCTTGGTGGATTACGTGGATGGATCGGTGCTGGCTCAACTTGGCAACCCTGACATGCGCACACCAATTGCCCATGCCCTGGCGTGGCCGGAGCGTATCGATTCGGGTGTTGCTCCGCTGGATTTGTTCTCGATCGCGCGTCTGGATTTTCATGCGCCTGACGAACTGCGCTTCCCATGCCTGCGCTTGGCGCGGCAAGCTGCAGAAACGGGCGACAGTGCGCCTGCGATGCTTAATGCGGTCAACGAAATCGCAGTGGCGGCATTTCTGGACAGGCGGATTGGCTATCCAGAAATCGCGAGTATGATCGGCGAAGTGCTGAATCAAGAGCCTGTGGTTGCCATGGATGGGCTGGAAGCCGTATTTGCCGTCGATGCCAAAGCCCGTTCGCTCGCTGAGCAATGGCTCGTTAAGCATGGGCGCTAA
- a CDS encoding phosphatidate cytidylyltransferase gives MLKQRIITALILLPIALCGFFLLSGGSFALFIGVVVTLGAWEWARLAGFEAQSSRVLYSVVVAVLLFILYLVPGLAPWILVAALLWWLVATWLVLTYPDSSEHWSSAVCKLVIGLLILLPAWQGLILIKQWPLGNWLILSVMVLVWGADIGAYFSGKAFGKRKLAPKVSPGKSWEGLYGGLVASLLITAAVGVFRDWSFSQFFFSMIAAAIVVLISVVGDLTESMFKRKSGIKDSSNLLPGHGGVLDRIDSLTAAIPIFALLLWAADWGVM, from the coding sequence ATGCTGAAACAACGGATCATCACAGCGCTGATTTTGCTGCCAATTGCCCTTTGCGGGTTTTTCCTGCTGTCGGGCGGCAGTTTTGCTTTGTTCATCGGCGTGGTGGTGACGCTGGGCGCATGGGAATGGGCGCGTCTGGCCGGTTTCGAGGCCCAGTCATCCCGGGTTCTATACTCGGTGGTAGTCGCTGTTCTGCTTTTTATTCTTTATCTGGTGCCAGGCCTGGCGCCCTGGATCCTTGTGGCGGCGTTGCTCTGGTGGCTGGTCGCAACCTGGCTCGTGCTTACTTACCCCGACTCCAGTGAACATTGGTCCAGCGCCGTCTGCAAGCTGGTGATTGGCCTGCTGATTCTCTTGCCCGCATGGCAGGGTTTGATCCTGATCAAGCAATGGCCGCTGGGTAACTGGTTGATCCTTTCAGTCATGGTGCTGGTCTGGGGTGCCGACATTGGTGCCTATTTCTCTGGAAAAGCCTTTGGCAAACGCAAGCTTGCGCCCAAGGTGAGCCCAGGGAAGAGTTGGGAAGGGTTGTACGGCGGGCTGGTTGCCAGCCTTTTGATCACTGCCGCGGTGGGTGTCTTCCGAGACTGGTCTTTCTCCCAATTCTTTTTTTCGATGATCGCTGCAGCCATCGTTGTGCTGATTTCCGTGGTCGGCGATTTGACGGAGAGCATGTTCAAGCGCAAATCCGGTATCAAGGACAGCAGCAACCTGCTCCCCGGGCATGGTGGCGTGCTTGATCGTATCGACAGTCTTACGGCCGCCATTCCGATCTTTGCCTTGCTGCTCTGGGCTGCTGATTGGGGCGTGATGTGA
- the bamA gene encoding outer membrane protein assembly factor BamA gives MKRLLLTAVLAVLMIAEVHAESFTISDIRVNGLQRVSAGSVFGALPLNVGEQADDSRLVDATRALFKTGFFQDIQLGRDGNVLVITVVERPSVASIEIDGNKAITTEDLMKGLKQSGLAEGEIFQRATLEGVRNELQRQYVAQGRYSAEVATEVVPQPRNRVGLKININEGAVAAIQHINVVGNNVFPDEDLIDLFELKTTNWLSFFKNDDKYAREKLSGDLERLRSYYLDRGYINMDIASTQVSITPDKKSVFITVNINEGEKYSVKSVKLSGDLKVPEDQVKSLLLVKPGQVFSRKVMTTTSELITRRLGNEGYTFANVNGVPTAHDEDHTVDITFVVDPGKRAYVNRINFRGNTKTADEVLRREMRQMEGGWASTYLIDQSKTRLDRLGFFKEVNVETPPVPGTDDQVDVNYAVEEQASGSITASVGFAQSAGLILGGSISQNNFLGTGNKVSIGLTRSEYQTRYNFSYVDPYFTPDGVSLGYSAFYRKTNYDDLDVDVASYSVNSLGAGVNMGYPINETSRLNFGLSIQNDEISTGRYTVDEIFDFVNKEGDNYLNYKASVGWSESTLNKGTLPTRGSSQSLTLETTIPGSDLSFYKLDYRGQLFHPISTNYTLRLHSELGYGDGYGSTTGLPFYENYYAGGFNSVRGFKDSTLGPRSTPSRGAAVTGNQGTLADPDQDPLPFGGNVLVTGGVELLFPLPFIKDQRSLRTSLFWDVGNVFDSNCSSSTVTSTGEKVKCNNVDLSGMASSVGVGVTWITALGPLSFALAMPVKKPDNDTETQVFQFSLGQTF, from the coding sequence ATGAAACGTCTGCTGCTAACTGCGGTTCTTGCCGTACTGATGATCGCCGAAGTTCACGCCGAGTCCTTCACTATCTCCGATATCCGTGTCAACGGCCTGCAGCGGGTTTCCGCTGGCAGTGTCTTCGGTGCGTTGCCGTTGAACGTGGGCGAACAGGCGGACGATTCGCGTCTGGTTGACGCTACTCGTGCGCTGTTCAAAACCGGATTCTTCCAGGACATCCAGTTAGGCCGTGACGGTAACGTCCTGGTCATCACTGTGGTCGAGCGTCCTTCCGTTGCGAGTATCGAAATCGACGGGAACAAGGCAATTACCACTGAGGACCTGATGAAGGGACTCAAGCAGTCGGGCTTGGCAGAAGGCGAAATCTTCCAGCGTGCGACCCTGGAGGGCGTGCGTAACGAACTCCAGCGCCAGTATGTCGCGCAGGGTCGTTATTCTGCGGAGGTGGCGACCGAGGTCGTTCCCCAGCCACGTAACCGCGTTGGCCTCAAGATCAACATCAATGAAGGCGCCGTAGCGGCGATCCAGCACATCAACGTGGTGGGTAACAACGTCTTCCCTGATGAGGACCTGATCGACCTGTTCGAGCTGAAAACCACTAACTGGCTCTCATTCTTCAAGAACGATGACAAGTATGCCCGCGAGAAGCTTTCGGGTGACCTTGAGCGTCTGCGTTCGTACTACCTTGATCGCGGCTATATCAATATGGATATCGCCTCGACTCAGGTGTCCATCACGCCAGACAAGAAAAGCGTCTTCATCACCGTCAATATCAACGAAGGCGAGAAGTACAGCGTCAAGTCGGTGAAGCTGAGCGGTGACCTCAAGGTGCCTGAAGATCAGGTCAAATCGTTGCTGCTGGTCAAGCCGGGTCAGGTTTTCTCTCGCAAGGTCATGACCACCACGTCCGAGCTGATCACCCGTCGTCTTGGCAACGAAGGCTACACCTTCGCCAACGTCAATGGCGTGCCGACTGCCCATGATGAAGATCACACCGTCGATATCACGTTCGTTGTCGACCCAGGCAAGCGCGCGTATGTAAACCGAATCAATTTCCGTGGCAACACCAAGACTGCTGACGAAGTCCTGCGTCGCGAAATGCGCCAGATGGAAGGCGGCTGGGCTTCTACTTACCTCATCGACCAGTCCAAGACCCGTCTTGATCGCCTTGGCTTCTTCAAGGAAGTGAACGTAGAAACCCCACCGGTGCCGGGCACCGATGACCAGGTTGACGTGAACTACGCCGTAGAAGAGCAAGCGTCCGGCTCGATTACCGCCAGCGTTGGTTTTGCGCAGAGCGCCGGCCTGATTCTGGGTGGCTCGATCAGTCAGAACAACTTTCTGGGTACCGGTAACAAGGTCAGCATTGGTTTGACCCGCAGCGAATACCAGACCCGCTACAACTTCAGCTATGTCGATCCGTACTTCACGCCAGACGGCGTGAGCCTTGGCTACAGCGCGTTCTACCGCAAGACCAACTACGACGACCTCGACGTCGACGTGGCAAGCTACTCGGTCAACAGCCTGGGCGCTGGCGTCAACATGGGCTACCCGATCAACGAAACGTCGCGTCTGAACTTCGGCCTGTCGATACAAAACGATGAGATCAGCACCGGTCGGTACACCGTTGACGAGATTTTCGACTTTGTAAACAAGGAAGGCGATAACTACCTGAACTACAAGGCATCGGTAGGCTGGTCTGAGTCGACCCTAAACAAAGGCACCTTGCCCACCCGTGGTTCGTCCCAGAGTCTGACGCTGGAAACCACGATTCCTGGCAGCGACCTTTCGTTCTATAAGCTTGATTATCGTGGCCAGCTGTTCCACCCGATCAGCACAAACTACACGCTGCGGCTGCACTCCGAGCTGGGTTATGGCGACGGTTACGGGTCGACTACGGGTCTGCCGTTCTATGAAAACTACTACGCCGGTGGCTTCAACTCGGTACGTGGTTTTAAGGACAGCACACTGGGTCCACGCAGTACGCCGAGCCGTGGTGCCGCTGTCACCGGCAACCAAGGGACGCTTGCTGACCCGGATCAAGATCCACTGCCGTTTGGTGGTAACGTTCTGGTCACCGGCGGTGTCGAGTTGCTGTTCCCGCTGCCCTTCATCAAAGATCAGCGCTCGCTGCGTACCTCGTTGTTCTGGGACGTGGGTAACGTCTTCGACAGTAATTGCAGCTCGAGCACAGTCACCTCTACGGGTGAAAAAGTTAAATGCAACAACGTGGACCTCTCCGGTATGGCGAGCTCCGTCGGTGTTGGCGTCACCTGGATTACTGCTCTCGGTCCGCTGAGTTTTGCGCTCGCGATGCCGGTCAAAAAACCGGACAACGATACCGAAACGCAGGTGTTCCAATTCTCTCTCGGTCAGACCTTTTAA
- the rseP gene encoding sigma E protease regulator RseP, with protein sequence MSALYMIVGTLVALGVLVTFHEFGHFWVARRCGVKVLRFSVGFGMPLIRWHDRKGTEFVVAAIPLGGYVKMLDEREGDVPPELADQSFNRKSVYQRIAIVIAGPVANFLLAIVFFWVLAMMGSQQVRPIIGAVEAGSIAQKAGLTEGQEIVSVDGEATSGWAAVNLQLVRRLGETGSIALKVIDQNSTAQSSHQLVLNDWLKGAEEPDPIRSLGIRPWRPALPPVLAELDAKGPAQAAGLRTGDRLLALDGQPVDEWQQLVDQVRVRPETKISLRVERDGAQIDIPVTLAAHGEGEAATGYLGAGVKGVDWPPEMLREVSYGPVAAVAEGARRTWTMSVLTLDSLRKMLFGELSVKNLSGPITIAKVAGASAQSGIGDFLNFLAYLSISLGVLNLLPIPVLDGGHLLFYLVEWVRGRPLSEKVQGWGIQIGISLVVGVMLLALVNDLGRL encoded by the coding sequence ATGAGCGCGCTCTACATGATTGTCGGTACCCTGGTTGCATTGGGCGTGCTGGTGACCTTTCACGAGTTTGGCCATTTTTGGGTGGCTCGGCGGTGTGGCGTCAAAGTCTTGCGGTTTTCGGTCGGCTTCGGAATGCCGCTGATTCGCTGGCATGATCGCAAGGGAACAGAGTTTGTCGTTGCGGCTATCCCGTTAGGCGGCTACGTCAAGATGCTCGACGAGCGTGAGGGTGACGTGCCCCCTGAACTAGCAGATCAGTCGTTTAACCGAAAGTCGGTTTATCAGCGCATCGCCATTGTGATTGCAGGTCCGGTCGCCAATTTTCTGCTGGCGATTGTATTTTTTTGGGTACTCGCCATGATGGGCAGCCAGCAAGTGCGGCCAATCATTGGAGCAGTCGAAGCTGGCAGCATCGCGCAGAAGGCCGGGTTGACGGAGGGGCAGGAAATTGTCTCGGTCGACGGCGAAGCGACCTCTGGCTGGGCTGCGGTCAACTTGCAGCTGGTAAGGCGCCTTGGCGAGACCGGCTCTATTGCGCTGAAGGTGATTGACCAGAACTCCACGGCACAGTCTTCTCATCAGTTGGTATTGAATGATTGGCTCAAAGGCGCCGAGGAGCCTGATCCGATTCGCTCGCTGGGGATTCGTCCCTGGCGGCCAGCATTGCCGCCCGTGCTGGCTGAGCTGGATGCCAAAGGTCCGGCGCAGGCGGCCGGCCTGAGGACCGGCGATCGTTTGCTGGCACTGGATGGCCAGCCGGTCGACGAGTGGCAGCAACTGGTTGATCAGGTTCGTGTTCGTCCTGAAACCAAAATTTCGTTGCGTGTAGAGCGTGACGGTGCGCAAATCGACATACCTGTGACTCTCGCCGCGCATGGCGAGGGCGAGGCCGCGACAGGTTATCTGGGTGCAGGCGTCAAAGGTGTAGACTGGCCGCCGGAAATGCTCCGTGAGGTCAGTTATGGTCCGGTAGCCGCCGTTGCAGAGGGCGCGCGCCGTACCTGGACCATGAGTGTTCTGACGCTCGATTCGCTCAGAAAAATGTTGTTCGGCGAGCTGTCCGTAAAAAACTTGAGCGGACCGATAACCATTGCTAAAGTGGCGGGCGCTTCGGCCCAGTCGGGTATTGGTGACTTCTTGAATTTCCTTGCTTATCTGAGCATAAGCCTGGGGGTTCTCAATTTGCTGCCCATTCCGGTGCTGGACGGGGGCCATCTGTTGTTCTATCTGGTCGAGTGGGTACGTGGTCGCCCCCTCTCGGAGAAAGTGCAGGGCTGGGGCATTCAGATCGGTATCAGCCTTGTGGTGGGAGTGATGCTACTCGCACTGGTCAACGATCTGGGACGACTGTAA
- a CDS encoding OmpH family outer membrane protein, whose protein sequence is MRKLTQLALLAAVLISTPVFADMKIAVLNYQMALLESDAAKKYAVDAEKKFGPQLAKLKTLESSAKGIQDRLVAGGDKMAQPERERLELEFKQKARDFQFQSKELNEAKAVADREMLKQLKPKLDQAVEEVIKKGAFDLVFERGAVIDVKPQYDVTRQVIERMNQLK, encoded by the coding sequence GTGCGTAAGTTGACCCAATTGGCATTGCTGGCAGCGGTTTTGATTTCCACACCTGTCTTTGCCGACATGAAAATCGCAGTACTGAACTATCAAATGGCACTGCTGGAGTCTGATGCAGCGAAGAAATATGCCGTTGATGCAGAGAAGAAATTCGGCCCACAGCTGGCCAAGCTCAAAACGCTGGAAAGCAGCGCGAAAGGTATTCAGGACCGTTTGGTCGCTGGCGGTGACAAGATGGCTCAGCCTGAGCGCGAGCGTCTAGAGCTTGAGTTCAAGCAAAAAGCCCGTGATTTCCAGTTCCAGTCCAAGGAGCTGAACGAAGCCAAGGCAGTTGCCGACCGCGAAATGCTCAAGCAACTCAAGCCTAAGCTGGATCAGGCTGTTGAAGAAGTGATCAAGAAAGGTGCATTTGACCTGGTGTTCGAGCGCGGCGCTGTGATTGATGTCAAGCCTCAGTACGACGTCACTCGCCAAGTCATCGAGCGCATGAACCAGCTGAAGTAA
- the rnhB gene encoding ribonuclease HII yields MQMGLDFNLVEDLVAGVDEVGRGPLCGAVVTAAVILDPKRPILGLNDSKKLTQAKREKLFDEICEKALCWHIARAEVEEIDELNILHATMLAMKRAVEGLLITPKLALIDGNRCPQLSVPSAPVIQGDAQVPAIAAASILAKVSRDREMAAMELIYPGYGIGGHKGYPTPVHLEALARLGPTPIHRRSFAPVRAAYQAREVMIASSFTPLAFN; encoded by the coding sequence ATGCAAATGGGTTTGGACTTCAATCTGGTCGAGGATCTGGTCGCGGGTGTCGATGAGGTGGGCCGTGGCCCGCTTTGCGGCGCGGTTGTGACCGCTGCCGTTATTCTTGATCCCAAGCGTCCCATCCTGGGTCTCAACGATTCAAAAAAGCTCACCCAAGCCAAGCGCGAGAAGCTGTTCGACGAGATCTGCGAAAAGGCTTTGTGCTGGCATATCGCACGCGCCGAAGTGGAGGAGATCGATGAGCTCAACATCCTTCACGCCACGATGCTTGCGATGAAGCGAGCGGTAGAAGGTTTGCTCATCACCCCTAAACTGGCACTGATCGACGGTAATCGTTGTCCGCAACTTTCGGTGCCAAGCGCGCCCGTCATACAGGGCGATGCCCAGGTCCCGGCCATAGCGGCGGCGTCGATTCTGGCCAAGGTCAGTCGTGATCGTGAAATGGCGGCGATGGAGCTGATTTATCCCGGCTACGGTATTGGCGGACACAAGGGCTATCCGACGCCCGTCCATCTGGAAGCCTTGGCGCGGCTGGGGCCCACGCCTATTCATCGGCGTTCCTTTGCACCCGTGCGAGCCGCTTATCAGGCCCGTGAGGTGATGATCGCTAGCTCGTTCACGCCGCTTGCGTTCAATTGA
- the lpxD gene encoding UDP-3-O-(3-hydroxymyristoyl)glucosamine N-acyltransferase — MTATIKLGELAGFLGATLRGAEDKDITGLATLQEAGPGQVSFLANPQYRKFLATTHASAVLLKPADAEGFSGDALLVADPYLAYARISHLFDPKPKASAGIHPTAVVAEDAQVDPTASVGAFAVIESAARIGAGVTIGAHCFIGARSCIGDGGWLAPRVTLYHDVRIGQRVVIQSGAVLGGEGFGFANEKGVWNKIAQIGGVTIGDDVEIGVNTAIDRGAMDDTRIGNGVKLDNQIQIAHNVQIGDHTAMAACVGISGSSKIGKNCMLAGGVGLVGHIEICDGVFITGMTMVTRSITEPGAYSSGTAMQPAAEWRKSAARMRHLDDMARRLQQLEKIVEAVTSGGKASSDG, encoded by the coding sequence ATGACCGCGACTATCAAACTCGGCGAGTTGGCCGGGTTCCTCGGAGCCACCTTGCGTGGCGCCGAGGATAAGGACATTACAGGGCTGGCCACTTTGCAGGAGGCCGGCCCCGGTCAGGTCAGCTTTCTGGCCAATCCTCAATACCGTAAATTCCTCGCCACGACCCACGCCTCAGCCGTGCTGCTCAAGCCTGCTGACGCCGAAGGTTTTTCCGGCGATGCATTGTTGGTCGCCGACCCGTATCTGGCGTATGCCCGAATTTCACACCTGTTCGATCCAAAGCCTAAAGCCAGTGCCGGAATACATCCGACGGCAGTAGTTGCTGAAGATGCCCAGGTTGATCCTACTGCGAGCGTCGGTGCTTTCGCCGTGATTGAGAGTGCTGCACGTATTGGTGCGGGTGTGACCATCGGCGCGCATTGCTTCATTGGCGCCCGTAGTTGCATCGGCGACGGTGGCTGGCTCGCCCCGCGAGTGACGCTTTATCACGATGTCCGCATAGGGCAGCGCGTGGTGATTCAGTCCGGTGCAGTGTTGGGAGGTGAAGGCTTCGGCTTTGCCAACGAAAAAGGCGTCTGGAACAAGATTGCCCAGATTGGTGGCGTAACCATCGGTGACGACGTGGAGATTGGCGTGAACACTGCCATCGACCGAGGCGCCATGGACGACACCCGAATCGGTAACGGCGTGAAACTGGATAACCAGATTCAGATCGCTCACAACGTTCAGATTGGTGACCACACCGCGATGGCGGCATGCGTCGGCATCTCCGGCAGCTCCAAAATCGGCAAGAACTGCATGCTGGCAGGCGGTGTGGGTCTGGTTGGGCACATCGAGATCTGTGATGGGGTTTTCATTACGGGCATGACAATGGTGACCCGTTCGATTACCGAACCTGGCGCCTATTCGTCGGGTACGGCGATGCAGCCGGCTGCCGAATGGCGCAAGAGTGCAGCGCGGATGCGGCATCTCGATGACATGGCCCGCCGTCTGCAACAGCTAGAAAAGATTGTCGAGGCAGTGACCTCAGGCGGTAAAGCTTCATCTGATGGCTGA
- the lpxA gene encoding acyl-ACP--UDP-N-acetylglucosamine O-acyltransferase: protein MSLIDPRAIIDPTAILADNVEVGPWSIVGAGVEIGEGTVIGPHVILRGPTKIGKHNHIYQFSSVGEDTPDLKYKGEATRLVIGDHNVIREGVTIHRGTIQDRAETTLGDHNLIMAYAHIGHDSVIGNNCILVNNTALAGHVHVDDWAILSGFTLVHQYCRIGAHSFSGMGTAIGKDVPAFVTVFGNPAEARSMNFEGMRRRGFSEESILALRSAYKVVYRKGLTVDQAIAELVGPAAQFPEVAVFLESIKTSTRGITR, encoded by the coding sequence ATGAGTTTGATTGACCCTCGCGCAATCATCGATCCGACAGCCATTCTGGCTGACAACGTTGAGGTCGGCCCTTGGTCGATCGTCGGAGCCGGTGTGGAAATTGGCGAGGGTACCGTGATCGGTCCGCATGTGATCCTTCGCGGGCCTACCAAAATCGGTAAGCACAACCACATTTACCAGTTTTCGTCGGTAGGTGAGGACACGCCTGATTTGAAGTACAAGGGCGAGGCGACCCGTTTGGTCATCGGCGATCACAATGTGATTCGCGAAGGCGTGACGATTCATCGTGGCACCATTCAAGACCGCGCTGAAACCACCCTCGGCGATCACAACCTGATCATGGCCTATGCCCACATCGGTCATGACAGTGTGATTGGCAACAACTGCATCCTCGTTAACAACACCGCATTGGCCGGGCATGTCCACGTAGACGACTGGGCGATACTGTCGGGCTTTACGCTGGTGCATCAGTATTGCCGCATCGGCGCCCACAGCTTTTCTGGCATGGGCACGGCTATCGGTAAAGACGTACCGGCATTCGTCACTGTGTTCGGCAACCCGGCCGAGGCGCGCAGCATGAACTTCGAAGGCATGCGCCGGCGTGGTTTCTCGGAAGAGTCCATCCTCGCGTTGCGCAGCGCCTACAAGGTCGTCTATCGCAAAGGGCTGACGGTTGATCAGGCCATCGCCGAGCTTGTTGGTCCTGCTGCACAATTCCCCGAAGTCGCTGTGTTCCTCGAGTCCATCAAGACATCGACTCGCGGCATCACCCGTTAA
- the fabZ gene encoding 3-hydroxyacyl-ACP dehydratase FabZ: protein MMDINEIREYLPHRYPFLLVDRVVELDVESKRIRAYKNVSINEPFFNGHFPQHPIMPGVLIIEAMAQAAGILGFKMLDVKPADGTLYYFVGSDKLRFRQPVLPGDQLILEAKFLSCKRQIWKFECQASVDGKPVCSAEIICAERKL, encoded by the coding sequence ATGATGGACATCAACGAAATTCGCGAATATCTGCCTCACCGTTACCCGTTCCTGTTGGTGGACCGGGTGGTGGAGCTGGATGTTGAGAGCAAAAGGATTCGGGCCTACAAAAACGTCAGCATCAATGAGCCGTTCTTCAACGGCCATTTTCCTCAGCATCCAATCATGCCGGGCGTTCTGATTATTGAAGCGATGGCTCAAGCGGCTGGCATTCTTGGTTTCAAGATGCTCGACGTGAAGCCGGCGGACGGTACGCTTTACTACTTCGTGGGCTCTGACAAGCTGCGCTTCCGTCAGCCTGTTCTGCCTGGCGATCAACTGATTCTTGAAGCGAAGTTCCTTAGCTGCAAGCGTCAGATCTGGAAGTTCGAGTGCCAGGCTTCGGTAGACGGCAAGCCGGTGTGCTCCGCAGAAATCATCTGTGCGGAACGTAAACTATGA